Sequence from the Camelus dromedarius isolate mCamDro1 chromosome 12, mCamDro1.pat, whole genome shotgun sequence genome:
GTGCACTTTAATGTTGtgtatttattaactttttacaCAAACAGTTATTTTTGCACTTTACCTTTTATTAGGTTTCCATTATGCACGTTATTTTTCCACAAAGGTGTCTAAATGCAGACTCTTACCCCTAACTATGTTGTCCTTTGCCAGGAATTGTCCTCCAAATACACATTCTCTTCCACTGTGAGTAATTTCAAGACACTGAGAAAAAATTCTATATTGATCCAAGTTAAAATAtgtcttaagtttttaaataatcagaagaaaaatttccAAGCTTCATTGCACTGGAGAAATTCACAGTGGAAAAATCACTCAAATTTGATGGTAAAAGAGACAGCCAATATTTTGGTGAAGTATTTGCCCCAGATAAAGTAAATTAGTAACCGTATTAAGGTATGATAAGCTCATAGAAATCATATGAAGTACAAAAACATTATCATATAAATTAATATTGAAGGCtaactataaaaattaataaaagcccCAAATGCTGAAATTAATGAGTAAAATTGTTAATAATCACAAATATgaaatatcatactgttttgtgTATCTACATTTAAGAGAGTTCAAAATGACTGGCACTATATACTTTGATTGTGTCAGGAAAAATAATATACAGTTTTTCTGGAAGTCAACTTAATGTTGTGTTTTCAGGAGTCTTAAAAATGTTCTACACTTTTACTTTGTAAGtcctactttaaaaattttactttgtaagtcctatttttttttttaaaatgtgttgaagGCATACAAAGAAATGTGGGTAAAATTTTCGTAGTAAGATTTGTTTTATAgctgagaagaaggaaagaagtgatGTATTAATACAGGCAGcccaggagggtgggaagggatagacgggatttcaaaatgtagagtagataaacaagattatactgtatagcacagggaaatatatacaagatcttacggtagctcacagagaaaaaaatgtgacaatgaatagatatatgttcatgcataactgaaaatggtgctctacactggaatttgacacaacattgtaaaatgattataaaccaataaaaaaggttaaaaaaaaatacaggcagcCTCACTTTGCACGATCTCCTGTAACTGAAATTGGTGGAACCTGGAAATGGCTTTGCTTTGTGTGGATCTGCATGACCACAGCGCTGTGCAAAGTGGGGTCTTCCTGCATTCAGTACGGTTAGGCATAGACGTATGCAAATAGAACTGAGGTTGGCTGTATGTAACTAGAAACCCTGGAAAGCTGTGTTGCCTGTGATCAGAGAGGAAAGTTTGAATATTATGTGACAGATTTTGCATTAGAATGTGTATAGACAGTAAAATGAAGATTCCAGTTAAGGGAAGGGAAAATCACTTTGCATAGCTCTTTATGGAAAAAGAAGTGTTTGATAAGTTTGTAATATATGAGAATTAAGGAaacataaaatttgttttttatatccaTGTACTGATTTTCCATGATAAACAATTATTTCTTATATAGgcaagaaaacaagcaaacaaaacctacGTATTTTCAATTCATCCAGATCCCAAGATGCAAAGTTAAAGggtctttatttattattagaatTTAAATATGAAAGTAGGAAAAAGCAGAGGTTCAAAACCTGTTCTATAAAAGTGTTGAACCAAATGGTCATCCATGTGTCCTCTAATTCAAGCTTCTATTATTTTCCCCCTTAAAACTGTTGTGCTTCTGAATAGGTTGAatttcttcagttgtaaacaaagctataattttatatttgttaaggAGGTGATGGGGCAAGTAAATCATTCTCTATCCATAGTGTTTtaatctggaaaacaaaatttttctttcattcagaagTTTACTTCTTAAGAGAAAATTCatccaaaaagttttttttcatctCCTCAAGCTTAAACATCATTATCAGTTTCCTAGCATACAATGACATTGAGATGAAGTGACACAAATTAATGCTGATTTCCAATAAATAATGTCGATGGATCAATGTTTTCTGTGTTGAATTTATATCTACTCACATATTCACACATGTACCCAATGGAATGAACACTCTCGATAGATTGAGCTTTACTGAGGATGTAGGAAAATTTGAGTACTCAGTTGTTGGTAATTTCACACATCACTacatccaaaaaagaaagaaatataaagagaaggaaaaataaaactttagaaatCTACCTTAATATAGTATATGATCAGAAATAATAACTTTCATATTAAAGAATTtcttaaggaaggaaaaaaaaaaactccctaaattttaaaaggaggtaATGTCATAAAATGTCACATATCAATGTCAAGTTATATTATGCTTGTCAATAAAGACCAGTTTCAAAAGAATATCCGGCGATCTGGAACATGCTTATGCTGCTATTTTGTTGTAAAACACTAAAACCAAATCTTCATGTGCACTTGAGCAGCTGCTAAGTCAAAAAAAACTCTTTGTGGGAAGACAAGAAATGAAAGGTAATATGTAACCTGTAAGAACAGTTACTAATGTTGTAGGGACAGATGATATAAAACCCTtctctaaaaaaggaaaattctgaaTCAGAAGCAAGTATCCGTTATTGAGAAAGGAATCTGTATTGGTTAAAAGAAACCAATGAAATAAACTGTGGGATCATTAAAAGATGTACACTATCAGGTTCTTTGCTGAAATAATGAAACACATACAGTTTTATATTCCAGAGAAATAGACTAAGAAATGTACCAAAAGTGCAgtaaaaaatgatcaaaatttgAGATTTGAGTTTCTTTTGAGAAGATAATCAGTTTCCAGGAAAGGGAACTATGTATATATCCTATGAAGgtaaatcattttcatattcataaaaTGCATTGCAATACACTTGACTTTGCTGGTAAGAGTGGCTCAGCCAGGCTTAAATATTGCTGACCTAGGAAGTGAAAGGAAGAAACTTTATGCTAACTAATCTACCGGAGTAAGTTCTTGAGTGAGACTAAAACAATGACTCTGCTTAAGCGTAAACAGCTCACTTCTGTTGCTGTGTTTCCATCAACCGTCATTTCCAAACAATTTTCTCCTTCATTGTTTCCATTAGACTCTTACCTGATCCCAAACTctgcaaatatatatattgtatgaCTGTTATCCCAGAGAATTGCATTCAGGCAGACCTACAAGGGataattttgtattgtttttgagactttttttttccccccattggGAGCCTGTTGAAATAGAATTTTTCTCCATTATACCAAGGTTTCTCACAAATATTCTTCTTAAAGCCTGTTTCACATCCTTGTTCCTAAGGCAATGGAGAAATGGATTCAGCCTGGAACccacaaaaatacaaatgctACCACAGTTTTTACTTGCTCAACAAATCACTCATTTAGTGGTCGTGGATACATGCCTCTATAAAACACACTGACAGCTGTCAGGTGGGAGCCACAGGTGGGGAAGACTTTTCTCTGCCTTTCATTGGAATAAACCTTCATAAtggtgataaaaatgaaatgcaagAGATGAGTATGATAAGGAGGGAACCTGTGAGGTTAATCCCTGTGGACACAAACAGGGCAGTTTGCTTTATATAAGTATCAGAACACATCAACATTAAGAGGGCTGGTCAGCACAGTAGAAATGGTTGATGGCGTTGGGTCCTCAAAAAGATAAGTGAGAGGTCAGTATTACCTGCACGGTGGCCACCATGGACCCCCAGAGGTAGGGGAGAGTGACCAGGCAAATGCAAAATGGCCTGCACATTCTGCTGTTGTAATGTGGGGGACTGCAGATGACCATGGGCTGACCATATCCACGGCACTGAGCAGGTAAGACTCAGTGAGGAGCAGAGTCATGAATGTTCAGAAAGAACTCTCCTAAGTGTTTCTTTTGCCCACTCCAATGTACTACTTACAGCTCCTCATCTAAgcccttttctccccctcccccttccctccccttctccctcttcctcgcctcctccttcctctgtcttcccctcatctcctcctccccctccccttcttttttctcctcctcctcaatcTTCTTCCAGGCTTTCTTGATACTGGAAACAAGTAAATGAGTGGTGATCAGAGATAAGCCAGCTAGCCTTCTGAATTCCATTCTTGatgtaattgtttaaaaaaaaacaaaaaactgttcaGGTGAAGAATGGGCTTGAAGAAAACCTGAGCTTTCAATGCTTAGCTTCTGACTTGCTTTAATATAACTAGGAAGACTCCTGATAGCATTGTGCCTCTGTTGTTGTGTATTAAGAGTACCTCAGTATTACACTTCCAGTGAACAATTGGATCTGCTTGACTTCGATGAAAGTGAAACTTACCTTTAAATCAATTTTGGTGAGGTAAATTTACTTAGAGTAAAATGTAGAAATTTTTAATGTAGTTGGACAAATGTGCACAGCCATACAATCATAAATCAAGTTTTCAAGGCTACTATGCAGGTAGGGAGAGGGCGTGGGAATagggtgcaaaaaaaaaaaaaaaaaacacacacacaaaactcacTTTCAGTGAGATTCTGATATTTTTAGTTGAATAAATACTCCTAGGATTTTTGTAAGCCTTCAGTTACTATCCAGAATTCTGAAAAGTTAATTTCAAGTTTCACCAGTGTTTTCATGGGAGAGCAGACTTTGGGAGGCCATCACACTTCATTCAGAAGTTGAACTCCTTTTAATACAATGGTTTTGTGATTCATTTAAGTTATATTagtactttgttcatttttttatttctgtgtagtattctattatatgggTATATCAGAATTTGTTTATCTATATATCTGCCAACATATGTTTGAGTTTCTTTGTGAATATatgcattctttgttcttggacaAAACCCTAATACTTTCTAGGTCTTACTTGTATAAGGGACTAAAACACTTTAagtaattttagaagaaaaaactagttttccaaagaagctgaattattttacactccATCAAGTGATGTATTATGACAGTTAATTTAAATTGTCATTGCCAATATTTTGGCaatctttttaattctttaattgaTGGGGTTGTGAAGTGGTATATCTAGGtagttataatttacatttttttgacaattataaatattGAAATTCTTTTCATATGGTTATTGGagattcatattttcttttatgaagtaTCTGTTCACATCTTAGACTTGTTAAAAATTGGTCTGGTTGTATTTTGATCAGTGAGTAGTGGAGGgtctttatgtattctgaataGAAGTGCTTGTTAAAATTACTGAATATGAGCGTTTTTTTCCTAATCTGTGGCTTTCCTAGACTTTCTGCTCCTCAGATCTCTTCCACACTTCACATTTCTACTTCTCATTTTCATCAGGTGACCTCATCTTAGTGTTTATAAAGAAACAAAGCTTTTGGTTGGAATTCCCTCTTCCATACTATAACCTAAAAACTAAACTTCTCTTTCTTCATCCCATGGTGCTAAAATTAATGGCTAATTTCTCTGTCTATGCTAaagatttcacacacagtatGAAGCACTGTAAATACGTTATATAGTGATATTGACCTCAGAGGAGAACCTAGCTCCCAAAGCATCAAATTGTCATTACGCTTTTGAGAATCAAAgacaattttaattgttttctagGATGATTTTTAGAATAGTCTAGGGAATACACTTAGGAAATACATTATAAATCTTCCCGCattgtttttttgaaaatatagtaGGTCCGCTTTTACAGGTAGGTCATTTCATACATTTGTTCACTAAATATATGTTTTGTTCTTATGTGTGGAGTTTAATATTTCACCGTGTGGAAAACTTGCATCTAAAAGTACCTCacccttatttttcttcatttttttttgtacttgCTTCTAACTGACATCGTGTGATGTATCTTTATCTGTGTGTTTAACATCTATTCCTTCTCCTACAATATATGCTCCATGAGGTTGGGGGATCTGTTCATTGCTGTAACACCAGACactaaaacaggaaaaaacaattCAATCTCTGCagtgtaaatgaataaatgagtgtgtGAATTCacacagagcagagagaaaaaatcTTCGTTCCATAGCTTCTTAGCCATAtgttgagataaaattcaccAATTCAGCATCCTCTGAATGAAATCAAGCCAGACAGCAATGCGGCTCAGGTGAAAATGCTGTACTGAACATGAATCTTCTGTTTTGtatctgaacattagtctatcaGAGCTGCTGACATCCTAGAAATTCAAACTCCTTCATTTGTCCATTTGAGTGATGCTAATGACCTGATGCTTTTCATAactgattttcattcttttgccttatttttccccacaaagtttaaaaaaatatcaaatgtgaagttctccaagaagacaggtataaatgtatgaatatatgtattaaaatatgcAATATTCTTAGAGTATATCCATATACAGTATTATTTAGTATTAATAATGaattaatcatatatatatatactgaagggagagaaagagagagctttTGCTATAGAAAGGGAGACAGCAGTAACCCAGAGATACAGGAAAAATGTTTGTGTAGAAATTCTGatgtatttgttgaaagaaaagcCTGATTTCTACATAGATAAATAGGTCAATGAGTAAATATAAAATGGATGGAATAAATGCAGAAGCTGCATCAGACAAAACTCCTCACTTTCTTTGTCACTTCCAGTTTtcaatggttaaaaaaatgtcTTCCCCAAACCACACTCTGGTGACAGAATTCATTCTCCTGGGACTCACAGACAACCCAGTGTCAGAGAAGACCCTGTTTGGGGTGTTTCTGGTGATCTACCTAATCACGCTGACAGGGAACCTGGGCATGATCGTGCTGATCAGGACAAACGCCCACCTCCAaacccccatgtacttcttcctcagccACCTGTCCTTTGTAGACATTTGCTATTCCTCCAACATCACTCCAAATATGCTGTACAATTTCCTCTCAGACCAGAAGACCATCTCCTATGCTGGATGCTTCACACAGTGTCTGCTCTTCATTGCCCTGGTGATCACTGAGTTTTATATCCTTGCTTCAATGGCGTTGGATCGCTATGTGGCCATTTGCAGCCCTTTACATTACAGCTCCAGGATGTCCAAGAGCATCTGCCTCTCTCTAGTCACAGTCCCTTACACTTTTGGCTTCCTTAATGGGCTCTCTCAGGCACTGCTGACTTTCCACTTGTCCTTCTGTGGCTCCCGTGAAATCAATCATTTCTACTGTGCTGACCCTCCTCTCATGATGCTGGCCTGCTCTGACACCCGAGTCAAGAAGATGGCGATGTTTGCAGTTGCTGGTTTTACCCTCTCCAGCTCTCTCCTCATCATTCTCCTGTCCTACCTTTTCATCATTGCCAGCATCTTGAGGATCCGCTCTGCAGAAGGCAGGCACAAAGCCTTTTCTACTTGTGGTTCCCACCTGACAACAGTCACTATATTTTATGGAACCCTCTTTTGCATGTACCTAAGGCCCCCGTCTGAGAAGTCTGTAGAGCAGTCCAAAATAATTGCagtcttttatacttttttgagCCCAATGCTCAACCCATTGATCTACAGTTTACGGAATAAGCACGTGATCCGTGCCATGAAGCAAATGATTAAGGGAAATACCTTTCATAGAATTGGACTTTAGCCGTCTGTTTGTTTGTGATTACTAAGTGTCTGTAATAACATAGTGATTCCCTCCAAAAGAAAACCTAGTCTTTTATAGTCATTATTTGCTTGTCTTCATAAAATCTCCTTAAAATTAATACCTTcaagacaaattattttaataaaaattttaatgttgaaatgaaaatatagttTCTTTAGTGAagaacctctgaaaataaattgAGTAATATTCAGTAATTCCGTATAACAATTTAACACATTTACTTACTTGaatgtaaatataattaactCATTCTAATGGTAACATTAGAAATTCATCTCATTTGAATTTAATAGTCTACAGAACTACCATGAGGCTCTAAACTGAGTGATTAAGTTTTACACTTCATTTTTTTAGAAATGTTATGAGCTAATTTATTCTTCAATCTGTGATATAGAACAATGGCTCCAGTGCCTGATTAATCTCTAGATTCACCTtggggaaattttaaatatatggatCTCCCAACGCTTTaaactttaatttaattttttccccagctCACATCATAGATATCCTGAGAAACTTTTTGTCCATTTGTAAATATTGGGTTCTGCTCCtcaatattgaaaataaattatcAACGTCTCTATGAGTTTCCAGGGATATGGATCCAATTCAGGTATCAAAAAGTACAATGGTATTCTAGGTGTACTTTTAATGTAGTTGCTCTGACTCAGGTCTAATTTATCAAGAGTCAATAGAGTCTATCAATTGGTCTGTAGATCAGAAAATTGCCTTGAAACAATATACAAATGAGTAAGCGTTTACCCACCTCTCTGGAAGAAAACACCCAATGTTTACTTTGGTTTATAAATCTATCTGTGAAACATTATTTTCTAGATAAGACTATGCTAGTAGTTCTCAAATTTTCAATTGAGAAAAGCAATAGTATAGAAGCGTATATAAAGAGATACATGATTCATTCACATTGTACGTGCATTAGTGGTCAACCAGATGATTGCATATTGAAACATTGATTTAACTTTCTTTACACTGCTTTAAATGTTTGTATTCTAATATTGTGCACTCTGTTTTTAACTAAGACCACAATACTAAATGCTTGTATGAAATCAATTTCTAAATTTACTGTAATGTGTTCAAATTAGTTTCCAAAAAATCATCCAGGTGAACTGCAGTTTTAGAAAATTGAACTTCATTCTCAAGTCTCAGTTGATTGAATAAGGCTGATCCTAGTGAATATGTCCactatagataaataaatataggGACAGATGTGAGAAAGTAACATTTACCAGTGATATGTCCTAAACCAAAGGAcaatttctgtatatattttgttaaattttttcaataaattgatatgcttatatattcttttaattaaTAAGACACAATTGGAATAATATGCCATATTCCAGTTTGAATATTAATTTTCACTTGATAgtataatgtttatattttcatacAGACTAAATTTTTAGTGAACGTAATTTTTAATATAGTATAATACACAGCATCAAATTACACTTgaacttaattataaaaatattacttttcaattgtagaaaagaaaattgaaaatactgaaagataTTTCAATTTTGGAATAAAGTTTAGTTTCAATTTTGAATAAAAGCACAATTTATTTGTAATCTCTTATTAAAAGAGACCTTCTCTCGGCATCtgatgtttttttttcatttgtttatttcagaaACCATTATTCTGTCATATTTATCCTGGTTATTTTTACAACTgtcatatatatctatgtatatatcttTCTGATGTTTCTTTAGGATAGATTCCTAAATGTGGAAATGCTGACTTAAATGCTAAATTTTTCTATGGGTAAATTTTTCTCTAGAAGGCATCAACCATGTACACTTATGACTAGTAATGTTTGAGAGTAAACatttcactgtatttttctttttccttttttctttttttaaattgaatcatagttgatttacagtattatattagtttcaggtgtacaacatagtgattcaatgtttttatggattatactccatttaaagttattgtatatgagttcattagtgtcttcttttttctttctttagagtccacatatgagtgatataatatggtattttctttctctttctggcttaactttacttagaatgatgatctccaggtccatccacgttgcttcaaatggcattattttattcttttttatggctgagtggtatacaaaatagaaacagactcgcagacatagtaaacaatcttatgtttaCTGGTGGAAAAGacgatgggaaaggataaatttgggagtttgagatttgtaaatattaactactatatataaaaatagacaaaaaaccaAACTTCTTCtttacagcacaggaaactatagtcaatatcttataataacttctagtgaaaaagaatatgaaaatgaatatatgtatacatatgtatgactggggcattgtgctgtacaccagagattgacacattgtaacttgaatatactttaattcaaaaaaaataaaaaaagaaagtgatggtAAAATCTTCACTATATTCCttataatgtaaaatatatttttataacttattttatgcatagtagtttgtacctctaatCTCATACCCATGTCTTGCTCCTTCccctgtccttttcccattgGTAGCCACTAATTTGCCTTCAGAATCTCTCTACtttgttacattcattcattGTAACTTCATTAATGTTAGAAAATAGTATTTAAGATTATTAGCTTCTCTGTTGTCTCAACTGAAATTCTtaggaaaggaattttttaaattggaagaaatgaattcaaatatatatatttaaccagTAAAGGACATACATCAGTTATATATTTTCACAGCCATATTTTACAGAAGTATCTTGAATATTTGAGATACAATGTTGTTGTATGTTGTAATATTACATATAACCCTTTTCTCACATTTTAACCCACTTCCTGCTGCTATTTATTAAGCAATGCTTTATTTTCCCACTAATTTGTGATGCTACTTCTCTGTACAATGAatgaatctttttatttcttctttgaccaatCTATAAGTATTTTAAGTTAAATtcttgtaatttatatagatttaaAACACGTTTTAATTCCTAGTAGAAAAATTCCATATTCATTACTTTTCCCTTTCAAATTTATCTCAGGAGAATACAAACCAGATATTTCTAGCTATCCAATATTTTCAACCCAGAAATTATGTATATAGTGGTTCAATTTATGaattatatgcatacatatacataaaaacaaacaattgaaTATGGCCATATacatgataaatatttactgtaaatTACTGGAAAATGTTCAAACATATTTTAGTATTTGTAGTATTGCTatagacctactgtatagcacagggaactgtattcaatttcttataataacatataacgGAAGAACATCTGAAAcgaaaatacatatgtataactgaatcactttgcttcaGACCTGAAGCTAagattgtaaattaactacatgtcaataaaaaatttttaaaaattaaaatagtagtaTTGCTATAGTTCAGTCCCCAGATCCAAagagatgtatggaatggagtcttcAAGGAGGGCGGCTTAAGGATGAAATGTTACAggtgacttaattttttttttgccagaaaggTGGTGGCCTATAAATGAGGAGGAAATCATGTAACCTTGGGGCATTaatgctgtttatttttcaacatttctaaaaacatttatttttgcacCATTCCAGTGTCCATAATGTAACATAGTTTTCCAACAAAGATATCTAAATACAGACTCCTATTCCTACTGGAATTTCCTTTTGCTAACAGCTGTCCTTCTAAAGAACTGACATGCCCTGCATACCCTCAACTGTGAGTCACTTAGTCACTGAAAAAATTCCGTGTTGATCAGaattgaaataaatatgaaatatttcagcaATGTGAAAGGATGTCTCTCAGCTTAATAGCAGTGCAAGCAATTCACAATAAAAGTCACTTGAATTTgatcataaaataatttaaaattatcagCACCCAACAAGTTGACAAAAGGTTTTGCCACAAATAAGATAAAGTAGAGACAGTACCAAAATATAAGTTCATAGAAATCATTCAAATAACAACATGTTGAAGGCTATGAATagaaaattgataaaaatttcaaaattttaacatTAGTGAGTAAAACTGttggtaataaaaatatgaattaaatactGCTTTGTGTATTATATTTAAGAGAGTTCAAAAAGACTGGCACTTTGGTACATTGGTAATgtcaggaaaaataataatacatatttttttctagaaattaatTTAGCATTATGTTTTTAGGAGTCTTAGAAATGGACGCTTTTACTCAGTCTACTTTTCAGCATGTGCTGAAGGAATAGTAAGAAACGTGGGGTGAAGATTTTCATCATAATGTTAGTTTTATAGTTGAGATAAAAGAAATCATAGATACATTAATAGAGGCAGACCTCACTTTGCACGATCTCTTGTAACTGAAACTGGTGTAACCTGGAAATGTGTCTTTGCTTTGCATGGATCTCTGTGACTGCAGCATGTTCAAAGTGAGGCCTGCCTGCATTTAATACACAGTTAGGCACAGACATGCGCAAATAGAACTGAGGCCCGCTCTATGTAACCAGAACCCCTGGAAGGTTGTGCTGGCTGTGATCACAGAGGAGAGTTTAAATATTATGTGACATGTTTTGCACTAGAATGTATACAGACATTAAAACGAAGAAGttcccaattaaaaaaaggacaattcattttatatagtatttttatgaaaaaggaaGGGTACTTCAATATATACATTATgataattttgtaaaatactagagttaagcaaaaattaaaactcaTTCTTTTTATCTTATGCACCCATTTTCCATGATAAACAATTATTGCTTtataagcaagaaaacaaaaagtccaTATTTCCAAACACATCaagggggagagggtacagctcagtggtagagtgcgtgcttagcatgcacgaggttcgggttcaatctccaatatctccagtaaaataaatgaataaataacctaCTTACCACCCCCACTAAAAAAcgggaataaaaagaaattaaaaaaaaaaaacaaactatctATATcccaagatataaaattaaaggatctttatttattaatgttaGAATTGgaatatgaaaatagaaaaaaaaacagaggctCAAACTTGTTCTATAAAATTGTTGAACTGGATGGTCACTCAGGGTCCTTCTAAGTCAagcttctattatttttctttaaaaatattgtactTCTGGATAGGCTAAGCTCTTCAGAGGTCATCAAATCTATCTTTATGTGTCTGTTAGGAGTGAGTGATGAGGGCCACTGACTGTCAATTTCTCTACCTACAATGTTTTAATCTGGAACcccaatttttctttcattcagaagTTTCCTTCTCAAGAGAAAGTTCCTCTGAATAAAGGCTCTTTTCTTCTTGAGATTAAAGATCACTATCATTGTAGCTAGCACActataaaattgagaaaaagtgaaataaataaaagttgagTTCCAACAAATTGTATCTGATGCATGAATGCTTTCTGCATTGCATTTATATCTGCAAtattcacacatgcacacaatcaAATGAGACTCCCAAGACTATTAAGGATGTGGGGTAACTAGAGTTTTCATTGGCTGGTGTTGCTTtcttatgaaataaatgaaagaaatataacgACAATGAATAAAACTGTGGATATCTTAATATAATAACTGATCACAAGTAATAACTTACAGATGTAAAGATCTTcctaaagagggaaaaataaaaccccTTAATTATTAAAACAAGGTGGTGAACTATATATGTCATATCAGTGTTGTTATATTATGCTTTTAAATAAAGATCAGTTCCAAAGAATATCAAGCAGTGTGAAATATGCTTATGCTACAATTTAGTTGCGAAACACTAAAACCAAATTTTCATGCATATTAAActagctgttattttaaaattgtttgtggCTAGAAATGAACTGAAAAGTGATGTGTAAAAAACTGATGTGTACAATTGTTAATATTGTAGGGACAAGATGATATAAATAtcttattaaagaaatgaaaattctaaatCAGGAATGGATATCTCCTATTAATAAGggtgtctgttttgtttaaagaaaatgaaactaa
This genomic interval carries:
- the LOC105090064 gene encoding olfactory receptor 5M10, coding for MSSPNHTLVTEFILLGLTDNPVSEKTLFGVFLVIYLITLTGNLGMIVLIRTNAHLQTPMYFFLSHLSFVDICYSSNITPNMLYNFLSDQKTISYAGCFTQCLLFIALVITEFYILASMALDRYVAICSPLHYSSRMSKSICLSLVTVPYTFGFLNGLSQALLTFHLSFCGSREINHFYCADPPLMMLACSDTRVKKMAMFAVAGFTLSSSLLIILLSYLFIIASILRIRSAEGRHKAFSTCGSHLTTVTIFYGTLFCMYLRPPSEKSVEQSKIIAVFYTFLSPMLNPLIYSLRNKHVIRAMKQMIKGNTFHRIGL